The following coding sequences lie in one Candidatus Eisenbacteria bacterium genomic window:
- a CDS encoding D-2-hydroxyacid dehydrogenase has translation MNSARVLVVREDSAAVAAALRLEFPEVEFAAAPVAEELPDGTLEHDVLVSFQLPAAWVPRLPCLRWVHSPGAGVDRIVGATGLPPGVRITRTCADFGRQIGEFVLAALMDHATQAPRWRAAVAARRWDRDRRPLACGRRALVVGLGDIGGAVAELLRAAGFEVHGVSRGGRAHAACARVTAMGGLDGELSEADYVVLALPLTPGTCGMFHAGRLSRLRPSAVLVNVARAEVVEEAALAAALDSGALAAAYLDVLWREPPAAADPWWTRRNVTLTPHIAGVTETGALVTEFRENLRRYLRGEPLLNEVDRALGY, from the coding sequence ATGAACTCGGCGCGCGTCCTGGTGGTGCGGGAGGACAGCGCCGCGGTCGCCGCCGCGTTGCGCCTCGAGTTTCCGGAAGTCGAGTTCGCCGCGGCGCCCGTGGCGGAGGAGCTTCCCGACGGCACCCTCGAGCACGACGTCCTGGTCAGCTTCCAGCTGCCGGCCGCCTGGGTACCGAGGCTTCCGTGCCTGCGGTGGGTGCATTCCCCCGGCGCGGGCGTGGACCGGATCGTGGGCGCGACCGGACTGCCGCCCGGGGTGCGCATCACCCGCACCTGCGCCGACTTCGGCCGGCAGATCGGCGAGTTCGTGCTGGCGGCCTTGATGGACCACGCCACGCAGGCCCCGCGCTGGCGCGCCGCCGTCGCCGCGCGGCGCTGGGATCGCGACCGCCGCCCGCTGGCGTGCGGCCGCCGTGCGCTGGTGGTGGGCTTGGGAGACATCGGGGGCGCCGTCGCGGAACTGCTCCGCGCCGCGGGCTTCGAGGTGCACGGCGTGAGCCGCGGAGGGCGGGCCCACGCGGCGTGCGCCCGCGTCACCGCGATGGGCGGCCTCGACGGCGAGCTGTCCGAAGCCGACTACGTAGTGCTGGCGCTGCCGCTCACCCCCGGCACGTGCGGCATGTTCCACGCCGGGCGCCTCTCCCGGCTGCGCCCGTCCGCGGTGCTGGTCAACGTGGCCCGCGCGGAGGTGGTGGAGGAGGCGGCGCTGGCCGCCGCGCTGGATTCCGGCGCGCTCGCCGCGGCGTACCTGGATGTGCTCTGGCGCGAACCGCCGGCCGCCGCAGACCCGTGGTGGACGCGCCGCAACGTGACCCTGACCCCGCACATCGCGGGAGTGACCGAGACGGGAGCCCTGGTGACTGAATTCCGTGAGAACCTGCGCCGATACCTGCGCGGAGAACCGCTGCTCAACGAGGTGGACCGTGCGCTCGGGTACTAG